Proteins encoded by one window of Pseudomonadota bacterium:
- a CDS encoding UDP-N-acetylmuramoyl-tripeptide--D-alanyl-D-alanine ligase produces MNFSLMDIARAAKGEATRASGAPFSSICIDTRELARGDLFIAIKGAHFDGHDFVGDALAAGAGAVVVRRGTSIPEGASAVFVDDTARALGDIAAWWRGRFDVPCVAVTGSNGKSTTKEMAAAIAASRGPVLKTEGNFNNLIGLPLTVFRWTGEHRTSILEIGMNAPGEIKRLTEIARPGIGLITNVTAAHLEKLHTVEAVARAKGELFEAMGGRGVACVNAEDPWVMEAAKLHRGDRLTFGMQNDCDVKFLNMESNGLDEMRLAVSMQGREHTAVLPVPGAHNVMNALSALTIGVALGVPDGEAVERLSSFAPMAMRLERTQLANGARMVNDSYNANPGSMRAAFRTVGAAKRAGRFVVALGDMLELGEQSAELHREVGRAAAEAGADPIYVLGDFAQEVSGGALQAGLSESSLIVCDDAEQMGRLLGQELRAGDVLLVKGSRGMRMERVVDHLKQEIGTG; encoded by the coding sequence ATGAACTTCAGCCTCATGGACATAGCCCGGGCTGCCAAAGGAGAGGCGACGCGAGCCTCCGGCGCCCCATTCTCGTCCATCTGCATAGACACGAGGGAGCTCGCGCGCGGCGACCTCTTCATAGCCATAAAGGGCGCACACTTCGACGGCCACGACTTCGTGGGCGACGCGCTTGCGGCCGGCGCCGGCGCCGTGGTGGTCCGCAGGGGCACGAGCATCCCCGAGGGAGCGAGCGCCGTCTTCGTGGACGACACCGCGAGGGCCCTGGGCGACATCGCGGCCTGGTGGAGGGGGAGGTTCGACGTCCCGTGCGTCGCCGTCACCGGCAGCAACGGCAAGTCCACGACCAAGGAGATGGCCGCGGCGATAGCGGCCTCGAGGGGCCCGGTGCTCAAGACCGAGGGGAACTTCAACAACCTCATAGGGCTTCCGCTGACGGTCTTCCGCTGGACCGGGGAACACAGGACCTCGATACTGGAGATCGGAATGAACGCGCCCGGCGAGATAAAGCGTCTCACGGAGATCGCGAGGCCGGGCATCGGCCTCATCACCAACGTGACCGCTGCGCACCTCGAGAAGCTGCACACGGTGGAGGCGGTGGCCAGGGCGAAGGGCGAGCTCTTCGAGGCGATGGGCGGAAGGGGCGTGGCGTGCGTCAACGCGGAGGACCCGTGGGTCATGGAGGCCGCGAAGCTGCATCGCGGCGACAGGCTGACCTTCGGGATGCAGAACGACTGCGACGTGAAGTTTCTCAACATGGAGAGCAACGGCCTGGACGAGATGAGGCTCGCGGTGTCGATGCAGGGCCGTGAGCACACCGCCGTGCTGCCGGTGCCGGGCGCCCACAACGTCATGAACGCGCTTTCCGCGCTCACCATCGGTGTTGCGCTGGGCGTCCCAGACGGTGAGGCGGTCGAGAGGCTCTCTTCGTTTGCGCCCATGGCCATGCGCCTCGAGAGGACGCAGCTGGCCAACGGGGCGAGGATGGTCAACGACTCGTACAACGCCAACCCCGGCTCCATGCGCGCCGCCTTCAGGACCGTGGGGGCTGCGAAGAGGGCGGGCAGGTTCGTCGTTGCGCTTGGCGACATGCTGGAGCTGGGCGAGCAGTCGGCCGAGCTCCACCGCGAGGTGGGAAGAGCGGCCGCGGAGGCCGGGGCGGATCCGATATACGTGCTGGGCGATTTTGCCCAGGAGGTCTCCGGGGGGGCCCTGCAGGCAGGGCTGTCGGAATCGTCGCTCATCGTCTGCGACGATGCCGAGCAGATGGGGAGGCTCCTCGGGCAGGAGCTGCGCGCGGGCGACGTGCTTCTGGTCAAGGGGTCACGCGGCATGAGGATGGAGCGGGTGGTCGATCACCTGAAACAGG
- a CDS encoding UDP-N-acetylmuramoyl-L-alanyl-D-glutamate--2,6-diaminopimelate ligase, translated as MRLCELIEGVEVLGSSGRLGVEVRDLACDAGMVGPGSCFFALRGARRDGHDFVAEAVSRGAAAVVSERPIEAGAAAANVQVRNSRRALGLMSSRMLGEPSRAMTIVGVTGTNGKTTTTYLLESIFSAAGRRPGVIGTVEYRFAGSREPAPHTTPLGLDLQRLLARMRDAGCDSCAMEVSSHALEQERVAGCAFDAGVFTNLTPEHLDYHVGMDAYFAAKALLFERVLAEGGKGRAFAAINSDAEHGPRMAACSSVPVLLYGLGDRADVRGSCLNLSASGISMRISTPSGAIDCASPLRGSFNAQNILAAAAAAIGLGMAPEAIARGIAGVAAVPGRFEPVENSLGVLALVDYAHTPDALKNALSHAGEIARESGGRLIAVFGCGGDRDRKKRPDMGAVAAELADVTIVTSDNPRTEDPRAIIAEIVPGVERAMKRRGDGGVYEVITDRREAIGAAVRMAAAKDVIVVAGKGHEDYQIVGTARHRFDDREELARSFAERKARG; from the coding sequence ATGAGGCTTTGTGAACTCATAGAGGGCGTGGAGGTGCTGGGCTCGTCGGGCCGGCTCGGCGTCGAGGTGCGCGATCTCGCCTGCGATGCGGGCATGGTCGGGCCGGGCTCCTGTTTCTTCGCCCTGAGGGGCGCGCGCCGCGACGGGCACGATTTCGTCGCGGAAGCAGTTTCGCGCGGCGCCGCGGCGGTCGTGAGCGAGCGCCCGATCGAGGCCGGCGCCGCGGCGGCCAACGTGCAGGTGCGCAATTCCCGCAGAGCGCTCGGGCTGATGTCGTCGCGCATGCTCGGCGAGCCGTCACGCGCTATGACGATCGTCGGGGTGACAGGCACCAACGGGAAGACCACGACCACCTATCTGCTGGAGTCGATATTCAGTGCCGCCGGCAGGAGGCCGGGCGTGATCGGCACGGTCGAGTACCGCTTCGCCGGGAGCAGGGAGCCGGCGCCGCACACGACTCCGCTCGGGCTCGATCTGCAGAGGCTCCTGGCCAGGATGAGGGACGCCGGATGCGACAGCTGCGCGATGGAGGTGAGCTCCCATGCCCTCGAGCAGGAGAGGGTCGCGGGGTGCGCCTTCGACGCGGGAGTGTTCACGAACCTCACTCCAGAGCACCTCGACTATCACGTGGGGATGGACGCCTACTTCGCCGCGAAGGCGCTTCTCTTCGAGAGGGTGCTGGCCGAAGGGGGCAAGGGACGCGCCTTTGCCGCGATAAACTCCGATGCGGAGCACGGCCCCAGGATGGCCGCGTGCTCCTCGGTCCCGGTCCTGCTCTACGGCCTTGGGGACAGGGCCGACGTGAGGGGGTCCTGCCTGAACCTCTCCGCGTCCGGGATCTCGATGAGGATATCCACCCCTTCCGGGGCGATCGACTGCGCCTCCCCGCTCCGCGGCAGCTTCAACGCGCAGAACATACTCGCCGCTGCCGCGGCCGCGATCGGCCTCGGGATGGCGCCCGAGGCGATCGCCAGGGGGATCGCAGGGGTGGCCGCGGTCCCGGGCAGGTTCGAGCCGGTCGAGAACAGCCTCGGCGTGCTGGCGCTGGTGGACTACGCGCACACGCCCGACGCGCTGAAAAACGCGCTCTCGCACGCCGGGGAGATAGCGCGGGAGTCCGGCGGAAGGCTGATAGCGGTGTTCGGATGCGGCGGCGACAGGGACAGGAAGAAGAGGCCGGATATGGGCGCGGTCGCGGCCGAGCTCGCCGACGTGACGATAGTGACCAGCGACAACCCCAGGACCGAGGACCCGCGCGCCATCATAGCCGAGATAGTGCCCGGCGTGGAGAGGGCCATGAAGCGGCGCGGCGACGGGGGCGTCTACGAGGTGATAACGGACCGCCGCGAGGCGATAGGGGCGGCGGTGCGCATGGCGGCGGCGAAGGACGTGATAGTCGTCGCCGGCAAGGGCCACGAGGACTACCAGATCGTGGGCACGGCCAGGCACCGCTTCGACGACCGCGAGGAACTCGCGAGGTCGTTTGCGGAGAGGAAGGCAAGGGGATGA
- a CDS encoding transpeptidase family protein has translation MPRFRSADRGRDREASGVGRLYIVGAFFALCFALLASRAVAFHLKDNRQLEKVALRQYRTAVMENSMRGKIVDAEGRDLAIDVTADSIFANPREIENAAEASARLAGVLSLDRKRLLERLSSRRKFVWVKRWATPEETALVKEAGIGGVYSMKEGRRSYPNGTVGANLLGAVGLDGEPLGGVELYYDDSLAMRSRTEDLRRDARGHLYLSPTGGEERFDRRSVRLTIDKTMQYISDSELESGVRGANAKGGDVVVVDVRTGRILAMSGHPTFDPNEYSKYPLSSWRNGAVVDPKEPGSTFKVIVVAAALDSGLVSPEDVLDCEGGKIGIGKHVIRDAHPYRMLSVAEIIKLSSNIGAYKVSQRLGRQRVYESIRSFGFGKKSGIDLPGETAGILSSYKEWSPVQDATVAFGQGISVTPLQMAMAFAAIANGGNLMRPYVVERIEAGDGTAIMERRPEVVSQPIRPETARTMIRLLEAVVEEKGTGTLASSIDYRVAGKTGTAQKVDFRSGVYAKGRYYSSFVGFAPVEDPRIAVFVGIDEPHGQYYGGQVAAPVFRRIVEKVLRYMKVPAGKAGAVPMITADVQPAAHSAEDVPAIVSDGDEAQQVVRRDEESWVLPDFRGMTMRGVLAAAGDAFIEWNFHGSGIAVRQWPEPGSALASGGVCRVEFRPLM, from the coding sequence ATGCCGAGGTTTCGAAGCGCTGACAGGGGGCGGGACAGGGAGGCGAGCGGCGTCGGGCGGCTCTACATCGTCGGCGCGTTCTTCGCGCTCTGTTTCGCCCTGCTCGCGAGCAGGGCGGTCGCATTTCATCTCAAGGACAACCGGCAGCTGGAGAAGGTTGCGCTGAGGCAGTACAGGACCGCGGTGATGGAAAACAGCATGAGGGGAAAGATCGTCGACGCCGAGGGAAGGGATCTGGCCATCGACGTCACAGCCGACTCCATCTTCGCCAATCCGAGGGAGATAGAGAACGCGGCGGAGGCATCGGCCAGGCTGGCGGGCGTGCTCTCCCTGGACCGCAAGAGGCTCCTCGAGAGGCTCTCCTCCAGGCGAAAATTCGTCTGGGTCAAGCGGTGGGCGACCCCCGAGGAGACCGCCCTCGTGAAGGAGGCGGGCATCGGGGGGGTATATTCGATGAAGGAGGGACGCCGCTCGTATCCGAACGGTACCGTGGGAGCGAATCTCCTCGGTGCGGTGGGCCTCGACGGCGAGCCGCTGGGCGGGGTCGAGCTGTACTACGACGATTCGCTGGCCATGCGCTCCAGGACCGAGGACCTTCGCCGCGACGCCAGGGGGCACCTCTACCTCTCGCCCACAGGAGGCGAGGAGCGCTTTGACAGGCGCAGCGTGAGGCTCACCATCGACAAGACGATGCAGTACATATCGGACTCGGAGCTTGAATCGGGAGTGAGGGGCGCGAACGCCAAGGGCGGCGATGTGGTGGTGGTAGACGTGAGGACGGGCAGGATACTCGCCATGTCCGGCCACCCCACGTTCGACCCGAACGAGTACTCGAAGTATCCGCTCTCCTCCTGGCGCAACGGCGCGGTTGTCGACCCGAAGGAGCCGGGTTCCACTTTCAAGGTGATAGTCGTCGCCGCGGCGCTCGACAGCGGACTCGTCTCCCCGGAGGACGTCCTGGACTGCGAGGGGGGAAAGATAGGCATAGGCAAGCACGTCATCAGGGACGCGCACCCCTACCGCATGCTCTCGGTCGCCGAGATAATAAAGCTCTCCAGCAACATCGGGGCTTACAAGGTGAGCCAGAGGTTGGGGAGGCAGCGCGTCTACGAGTCCATAAGGAGCTTCGGCTTCGGGAAAAAGAGCGGCATCGATCTGCCCGGCGAGACCGCCGGCATATTGAGCAGCTACAAGGAGTGGTCGCCGGTCCAGGACGCAACGGTCGCCTTCGGCCAGGGGATATCGGTCACGCCGCTGCAGATGGCCATGGCATTCGCGGCGATAGCCAACGGCGGGAATCTCATGAGGCCCTACGTGGTGGAGCGCATAGAGGCCGGCGACGGCACAGCGATCATGGAGAGGAGGCCCGAGGTGGTGTCGCAGCCGATAAGGCCGGAGACGGCGCGGACCATGATCAGGCTTCTCGAGGCGGTGGTCGAGGAGAAAGGCACCGGGACTCTCGCCTCCAGCATAGACTACAGGGTCGCGGGAAAGACCGGCACCGCGCAGAAGGTGGATTTCCGCTCAGGCGTCTACGCGAAGGGGCGCTACTACTCGTCGTTCGTGGGTTTCGCGCCGGTCGAGGACCCCCGCATCGCGGTATTCGTGGGGATAGACGAGCCGCACGGGCAGTATTACGGCGGCCAGGTCGCGGCCCCGGTCTTTCGAAGGATAGTGGAGAAGGTGCTGCGCTACATGAAGGTCCCTGCCGGGAAGGCAGGCGCCGTGCCGATGATCACGGCAGACGTGCAGCCCGCCGCCCATTCGGCGGAGGACGTCCCTGCGATCGTGTCCGACGGCGATGAAGCGCAGCAGGTGGTGAGGCGGGACGAGGAGTCGTGGGTGCTCCCCGACTTCAGGGGCATGACCATGCGCGGCGTGCTCGCGGCGGCGGGCGACGCCTTCATAGAGTGGAATTTCCACGGCAGCGGGATCGCCGTGAGGCAATGGCCCGAGCCGGGGAGCGCGCTGGCCTCCGGCGGGGTGTGCAGGGTCGAATTCAGGCCGCTGATGTGA
- the ftsL gene encoding cell division protein FtsL, translated as MSRVLAMPMMSSVRGQPIADKAAVASRRYLRQVFSLLAVVMLVALLFVWTRIQVIQLGYEVSRIRSEVTELGRQRDMLQAEIGELRAPDRLSRIASERFGMRLPMGDEVVLLRRAGGTGDADRRGDDAEVSKR; from the coding sequence ATGAGCAGGGTCCTTGCGATGCCGATGATGAGCTCGGTCCGCGGCCAGCCTATAGCCGACAAGGCCGCGGTCGCGAGCCGCAGGTATCTCAGGCAGGTTTTCTCGCTGCTGGCTGTAGTGATGCTGGTGGCGCTGCTGTTCGTGTGGACCAGGATACAGGTGATCCAGCTGGGCTACGAGGTGAGCAGGATACGCAGCGAGGTGACGGAGCTCGGGCGCCAGCGCGACATGCTCCAGGCCGAGATAGGTGAGCTGAGGGCGCCCGACAGGCTGTCGAGAATAGCCAGCGAGCGGTTCGGCATGAGGCTGCCCATGGGCGACGAGGTGGTGCTGCTCAGGAGGGCCGGCGGAACAGGCGATGCCGACAGACGGGGTGATGATGCCGAGGTTTCGAAGCGCTGA
- the rsmH gene encoding 16S rRNA (cytosine(1402)-N(4))-methyltransferase RsmH, with protein sequence MADRALGLLALSPGSVAVDATLGGGGHAALMLQAVSPGGVLVGIDRDESAIEEASARLSSMPGDSRIVKARMSEIADVLEGLGLDGADGVIADLGVSSRHLDDGERGFSFMRDGPLDMRMDRECELTAADLIRGSSAAELERVIREYGEERFAGRIARSIAGRSDIDTTAKLADAVQRAMPFRRRGRIHPATRTFQALRIAVNDEIGELEKFLEAAPLVLKPGGRLVVMSYHSLEDRLVKHRFRRLAASGRFELLSKRALAPEDDETDQNPRARSAKLRAIRRAG encoded by the coding sequence ATGGCGGATCGGGCGCTCGGGCTTCTGGCCCTCTCCCCGGGATCGGTGGCGGTGGACGCCACCCTCGGCGGCGGCGGCCATGCGGCGCTCATGCTCCAGGCGGTCTCCCCGGGCGGGGTCCTCGTGGGCATCGACCGGGACGAGAGCGCGATAGAGGAAGCGAGCGCCAGGCTCTCGTCGATGCCCGGCGACTCAAGGATCGTGAAGGCTAGGATGAGCGAGATAGCCGATGTCCTCGAGGGGCTGGGCCTCGACGGCGCGGACGGGGTGATCGCGGACCTCGGCGTCTCCAGCCGTCATCTCGACGACGGCGAGAGGGGGTTCTCGTTCATGAGGGACGGCCCGCTCGACATGAGGATGGACCGCGAATGCGAACTGACCGCCGCCGATCTCATAAGGGGATCGAGCGCGGCGGAGCTCGAGAGGGTCATAAGGGAATACGGCGAGGAGCGCTTCGCTGGCAGGATCGCGAGGTCGATCGCCGGGCGCTCGGACATCGACACCACGGCGAAGCTGGCCGATGCGGTGCAAAGGGCGATGCCGTTCCGGAGGCGGGGAAGGATACACCCCGCGACGCGCACTTTCCAGGCGCTGAGGATAGCGGTGAACGACGAGATCGGCGAGCTCGAAAAGTTTCTCGAGGCTGCGCCTTTGGTGCTCAAGCCCGGCGGGAGGCTCGTGGTGATGAGCTACCACTCGCTCGAGGACAGGCTGGTGAAGCACCGCTTCCGCAGGCTCGCCGCGTCGGGCCGCTTCGAGCTCCTCTCGAAGAGGGCGCTCGCGCCGGAGGACGATGAGACGGATCAGAATCCAAGGGCCAGGAGCGCCAAGCTCAGGGCGATCAGGAGGGCGGGCTAG
- a CDS encoding STAS domain-containing protein, translating to MFEVSRVHDISVVGVRGELSRRNGHVLDEVLSSLSKCDQHNVVLNFEGLRHLDYRLVQRIAERIIEFQCDGGDLKMAAASGYVRNILEAMGLSEEIYSSVEEALLAFVGDAPDGDLQ from the coding sequence ATGTTCGAGGTCAGTCGAGTTCACGACATATCGGTGGTCGGGGTGAGGGGCGAGCTGTCGCGCCGCAACGGGCACGTCCTCGACGAGGTCCTCTCTTCGCTGTCGAAATGCGATCAGCACAACGTCGTTCTCAACTTCGAGGGGCTCAGGCACCTCGACTACCGGCTTGTCCAGCGCATAGCGGAGAGGATCATAGAGTTCCAGTGCGACGGCGGCGACCTGAAGATGGCGGCGGCCAGCGGTTACGTGCGGAACATCCTCGAGGCCATGGGGCTGAGCGAGGAGATCTACTCCTCGGTGGAGGAGGCGCTGCTCGCCTTCGTCGGGGACGCCCCGGACGGAGACCTGCAATGA
- the mraZ gene encoding division/cell wall cluster transcriptional repressor MraZ: MFRGIYNHQLDAKGRLSVPSKFREILSSSFDERLIITNFDECLWAYPVAEWQALEKKVSELPQFSDAVKALQRIFISAAAECPIDGQGRILIPPSLRTYAGFSKDVVIVGMTRKIEIWAEDRWEEAFRIAKVKIDSMGEKLAELGL, encoded by the coding sequence ATGTTTCGTGGGATATATAACCATCAGCTCGACGCCAAGGGGAGGCTCTCCGTACCCTCCAAGTTCAGGGAGATCCTCTCCTCGAGCTTCGACGAGAGGCTGATCATCACAAATTTCGACGAGTGCCTGTGGGCCTATCCCGTGGCCGAGTGGCAGGCGCTGGAGAAGAAGGTCTCCGAGCTCCCGCAGTTCTCCGATGCGGTGAAGGCGCTGCAGAGGATCTTCATATCGGCAGCAGCGGAGTGTCCGATCGACGGGCAGGGCAGGATCCTCATCCCGCCCTCGCTGCGCACCTACGCCGGATTCTCAAAGGACGTGGTGATCGTGGGCATGACCCGCAAGATAGAGATCTGGGCCGAGGATCGCTGGGAGGAGGCGTTCCGGATCGCGAAGGTGAAGATCGATTCCATGGGTGAGAAGCTCGCCGAGCTGGGGCTCTAG
- a CDS encoding CPBP family intramembrane metalloprotease: MKEKLINSGWARAMSGPGGAATPALVFLAAALVMLLQIPANLVVRAGWVSAGVLLNEVVAVAGVPLFLVYLFRLDASRISPAGRVGASMYALLAIFMLGSVILLDYATVLSETVFPLPDEIERALERLMEAKTPGAVAWKLFLLCLVPAVCEELFFRGFCQGSLSSRWGSAWAIAAASALFALMHGNPYHAHLYFLLGALFGWVFYATASLWAAAFCHAFNNSWTFLNHVRGFEFPLGGPWYLIDIAIAAAAAAAVVVCGRAILRRGRAARSSAKRFPALFSR; the protein is encoded by the coding sequence ATGAAGGAAAAACTCATCAACTCAGGATGGGCGAGGGCGATGTCGGGGCCCGGCGGCGCGGCGACGCCGGCGCTGGTTTTCCTGGCGGCCGCCCTCGTGATGCTCCTGCAGATCCCGGCGAACCTCGTCGTGCGCGCCGGGTGGGTCTCGGCGGGAGTCCTGCTCAACGAGGTCGTAGCGGTGGCCGGCGTGCCGCTCTTTCTCGTCTATCTGTTCAGGCTCGACGCATCGAGGATCTCTCCGGCCGGCCGGGTCGGCGCATCGATGTACGCGCTGCTGGCGATCTTCATGCTCGGCTCGGTGATCCTCCTCGACTACGCCACCGTGCTTTCGGAGACGGTATTCCCACTTCCGGACGAGATCGAGCGGGCGCTCGAAAGGCTCATGGAGGCGAAGACCCCGGGCGCGGTCGCATGGAAACTCTTCCTGCTGTGCCTTGTGCCGGCGGTCTGCGAGGAGCTCTTCTTCCGGGGATTCTGCCAGGGATCGCTGTCCTCGAGGTGGGGGAGCGCCTGGGCGATCGCCGCTGCGTCGGCGCTCTTCGCGCTCATGCACGGCAACCCGTATCACGCGCATCTCTATTTCCTTTTGGGCGCGCTGTTCGGCTGGGTGTTCTACGCCACGGCCTCGCTCTGGGCGGCCGCGTTCTGTCACGCGTTCAACAACTCCTGGACCTTCTTGAACCACGTGAGGGGGTTTGAATTTCCGCTCGGCGGTCCGTGGTATCTCATCGACATCGCGATCGCCGCAGCCGCAGCGGCAGCGGTGGTCGTGTGCGGCCGTGCCATCCTCAGGAGGGGACGTGCTGCTCGATCCTCTGCAAAGCGTTTTCCAGCCTTGTTTTCTCGTTGA
- a CDS encoding LD-carboxypeptidase, producing MKRARALRRGDTIGIAAPSSPFDKGLFQKGVRAIESLGFEARFRKDIFDQNRYFAGTEQRRADELMELFADDGIAAVMFARGGYGSQRVIPLLDAAAIAARPKPVVGFSDITALLTFLRQSAHIPTLYGPVVTQLGRDRSHVTMESLLRALTSHSPIGEISAAGANVMKPGRASGRLVGGCLTLINSSIGTPYEMDTEGAVLFIEDTGEKIYVLDRMLTQLRASGALSRARALLIGNIIPPDGERHDMEAMFMDVLADFKGPVVDQFPAGHSDEFVTLPLGVEVEIDAPAEGAPKITFTEALLP from the coding sequence ATGAAGCGGGCGCGGGCACTCAGGCGGGGCGACACCATAGGGATAGCGGCGCCGTCCAGCCCGTTCGACAAGGGCCTCTTTCAGAAGGGGGTCAGGGCCATCGAGTCTCTGGGCTTCGAGGCGCGCTTCAGAAAAGACATATTCGACCAGAACCGCTATTTCGCCGGCACCGAGCAGCGCAGGGCGGACGAGCTGATGGAGCTCTTCGCCGACGACGGGATCGCCGCCGTCATGTTCGCCCGCGGCGGATACGGCAGCCAGCGGGTGATCCCGTTGCTGGACGCAGCTGCGATCGCCGCGCGCCCCAAACCGGTGGTCGGGTTCTCGGACATCACTGCGCTGCTGACCTTTCTCAGGCAGAGCGCGCACATCCCCACTCTCTACGGCCCGGTCGTCACGCAGCTAGGGAGGGACCGCTCCCACGTGACGATGGAATCGCTGCTGCGAGCCCTGACCTCGCACTCCCCCATCGGGGAAATCTCCGCCGCCGGGGCCAATGTGATGAAGCCGGGCCGCGCCTCGGGCCGCCTCGTGGGGGGCTGCCTCACGCTAATCAACTCCAGCATCGGCACCCCATACGAGATGGACACCGAGGGTGCGGTGCTCTTCATCGAGGACACGGGGGAGAAGATCTACGTCCTCGACAGGATGCTCACGCAGCTTCGGGCCAGCGGCGCCCTCTCAAGGGCGCGGGCGCTTCTGATCGGCAACATCATCCCGCCAGATGGGGAGAGACACGACATGGAGGCGATGTTCATGGACGTCCTGGCCGACTTCAAGGGCCCCGTCGTGGATCAGTTCCCGGCCGGCCATTCGGACGAATTCGTGACACTCCCGCTGGGCGTCGAGGTCGAGATCGACGCCCCGGCCGAGGGCGCACCGAAGATAACGTTCACGGAGGCGCTCCTCCCATGA
- a CDS encoding beta-lactamase family protein: MTRRIDSAFRHAISDGVFPAADVLVAKEGEVLYSGRFGLARECTCFDIASLTKPIATATLTMMLAADGLLKLDDTVYQWLPGARQSAHRQMTVAHLMDHVSGLPAWQPFYRVIPMSLIGTEEGRSMILEDCYAEEPVAEPGSNTIYSDIGYILLGEILHHAAGEPLDRLFAKRIAEPLGLADTFFVRVSGEMPTSSRRTKTRADQHVPTPKYGAPDERPVRRPGEHRRFAPTEDCPWRERVVHGEVHDQNAFALGGVAGHAGLFSTAEDIHRFALDLVRCYRGESRWFDPEMLRQFIKEGKRKPAGEQFVAGWNRPSLRNSASGHRFSANSIGHLGYTGCSIWIDLSRYYWIVLLTNRIHPTSTNQMITAFRPAIHDLIYDELIA, encoded by the coding sequence ATGACCAGGCGCATAGACTCGGCCTTCAGACACGCCATCTCGGACGGCGTATTCCCCGCCGCGGACGTACTCGTGGCGAAGGAGGGAGAGGTCCTCTACAGCGGCCGCTTCGGCCTGGCCAGGGAGTGCACCTGCTTCGACATCGCATCGCTCACCAAGCCGATCGCCACCGCAACCCTCACGATGATGCTGGCCGCGGACGGGCTTCTCAAGCTCGACGACACGGTCTATCAGTGGCTGCCGGGCGCCAGACAATCCGCGCACAGGCAGATGACCGTGGCCCACCTCATGGACCACGTGAGCGGGCTGCCGGCGTGGCAGCCGTTCTACAGGGTCATCCCGATGTCTCTCATCGGGACCGAGGAAGGCCGCAGCATGATCCTCGAGGATTGCTACGCCGAGGAGCCTGTGGCAGAGCCCGGGTCGAACACCATCTACAGCGACATCGGCTACATCCTTCTCGGCGAGATACTGCATCACGCGGCCGGGGAGCCGCTGGACCGGCTCTTCGCGAAGAGAATAGCGGAGCCTCTCGGCCTTGCCGACACCTTCTTCGTGCGCGTAAGCGGAGAGATGCCCACGTCGTCGCGAAGGACAAAGACCAGGGCCGACCAGCACGTGCCCACTCCAAAGTACGGCGCGCCCGACGAGAGGCCGGTTCGAAGGCCGGGCGAGCACCGGCGCTTCGCACCGACGGAGGACTGCCCATGGCGCGAGAGGGTGGTGCACGGCGAGGTGCACGATCAGAACGCCTTCGCGCTCGGCGGCGTCGCCGGCCACGCCGGGCTCTTCTCGACCGCTGAGGACATACACCGCTTCGCCCTTGATCTCGTTCGCTGCTACAGGGGCGAATCGCGATGGTTCGATCCGGAGATGCTCCGGCAGTTCATCAAGGAGGGCAAGCGAAAGCCCGCCGGAGAGCAGTTCGTCGCCGGGTGGAACAGGCCGTCGCTGAGAAACTCCGCATCGGGGCATCGCTTCTCCGCCAACTCGATCGGACACCTGGGCTACACCGGCTGCTCCATCTGGATCGACCTGAGCCGCTATTACTGGATCGTGCTGCTCACCAACCGCATCCATCCGACCTCCACAAACCAGATGATCACCGCCTTCAGGCCCGCGATCCACGATTTGATCTACGACGAGCTCATCGCCTAG